A section of the Pleuronectes platessa chromosome 7, fPlePla1.1, whole genome shotgun sequence genome encodes:
- the zfpm1 gene encoding zinc finger protein ZFPM1 (The sequence of the model RefSeq protein was modified relative to this genomic sequence to represent the inferred CDS: added 95 bases not found in genome assembly): EDGDERGRRHSGGEEEEEEGEDEEEAPWRGPDDLEFSEEGGGSRVVAGRDLHPDTTWGPYPGILQSKGSTDDEEAEKSKLICEDPDCWISRLPLTSDPSAANCTIYSRGDALFCKVDRELVAGEGLLASLSPPPPSSPPLAPPSPPLGLITQHQAAVKEEPMYPAALRSEIQLLPQQAGMAAILATAIVNKDIFPCKDCGIWYRSERNLQAHLMYYCASRQKQPAAASSPPQDKPKDSYPNERVCPFPQCNKSCPSASSLEIHMRTHSGERPFVCLICLSAFTTKANCERHLKVHTDTLNGLCHGCGFVSTTRDILYSHLVTSHMVCQPGSRSEVYSPGPGLPKLPLSTGLSPGDSGVVLKCQVCGHNSDSPAQLQQHVRTHLEVRVPTERSPTPRQITPSSVDAPQLSPHEREPLACVPKPDSSSPGANGSSATPRDYNSPDAATTELKIKEEPHSDSEIQEMEITEAGEEEEEEEEVEAGGEKGKQEEIRKTRDSKGHIASSSSRTSGSPKSPATATVKAEPTSPTPGSSPAPVGGAESVLPGGAMFLPQYMFNPEAAILPQASEILAKMSEMVHSRLKQGQTAPQNNPAAFFPAGSTASTAAATPPHKGATCFECDITFNNINNFYAHKRLYCSSRHQAEGDTSASGPGLTRDATSASVPSSGAHGSSASPQGGAASRAASASPADSDSPAGATEPRRVVEVKIETPAGREGISSSSEGEGGATSVGGGGVGGRASEGSQSPASGSAEDQEDDPNRTFCVACNIRFSRHENYTVHKRFYCASRHDPTNHRSVHMAKATTGAAFHPQPIRTRKRKKMYEIHMARTEALANAAAAAAAAAASAAASAPSPSVLGLAMKQEVSPGAAGGSSPEGDGPIDLSKRPRLSDVPRHSSSLLPALPLTDYHKCTACSISFNSIENYLAHKTYYCPATTLQPHTLEQLHRLKRSASTSPKSRPHQERPDLLHPMEAKALPAEWVAQTRGSSSSPRPSALPASEATSPPHPTTTLAAIPGAGAKGAGAGSPQVVCPYCPNRPITGDLMEHFRTTHSLVATIQPPQEALPQPGSAVSRSPSLSPRDGAAATISTTPNSQSRLVSRVHRDSINGQARSATNSPVSPRVNSTPSPGGTSPSAVSPLPMSPPAPPSLSVSPVPEVLRETVGSSHLPDKANLTVISSHISSPQSAQIPGLKTTVISPVQNGNSRFCRLCNIKFSSLSTFIAHKKYYCSSHSAEHVK, translated from the exons atgACCTGGAGTTCAGTGAAGAAGGCGGTGGAAGCCGGGTGGTGGCCGGCAGGGACCTTCACCCCGACACCACGTGGGGTCCTTACCCGGGAATCCTCCAATCGAAGGGCAGCACAGACGACGAGGAGGCCGAG AAGTCGAAGTTGATTTGTGAAGATCCAGATTGTTGGATTAGTCGActccctctgacctctgacccctcagCTGCCAACTGTACCATCTACAGCCGAG gtgacGCGTTGTTCTGTAAGGTCGACAGGGAGCTGGTGGCGGGCGAAGGCCTCCTGgcctccctgtctcctccccccccctcctcccctcctctggcCCCGCCCTCTCCCCCGCTCGGCCTCATCACCCAGCATCAGGCGGCGGTGAAGGAGGAGCCAATGTACCCGGCGGCGCTGCGCTCCGAGATTCAGCTCCTCCCACAGCAAGCCGGCATGGCCGCCATCTTGGCCACTGCTATTGTTAATA AGGACATCTTCCCGTGTAAGGACTGTGGGATCTGGTACCGCAGTGAGAGGAACCTGCAGGCCCACCTCATGTATTACTGCGCCAGCCGCCAGAAGCAGCCGGCCGCCGCCTCGTCCCCCCCGCAGGACAAACCCAAGGACTCGTACCCCAACGAACGCGTCTGTCccttcccacaatgcaacaagaGCTGCCCCAGCGCCAGCTCCCTGGAGAtccacatgcgcacacacagcG GTGAACGTCCTTTCGTCTGTCTCATCTGCCTGTCAGCCTTCACCACCAAAGCAAACTGTGAGCGGCACCTCAAGGTGCACACGGACACGCTGAACGGCTTGTGTCACGGCTGCGGCTTTGTGTCGACCACGAGGGACATCCTGTACAGCCACCTGGTCACCAGCCACATGGTGTGTCAGCCCGGGTCCCGCAGCGAGGTCTACTCCCCGGGGCCGGGCCTCCCCAAGCTGCCCCTGTCCACCG GTCTCAGTCCAGGAGACTCTGGTGTGGTGCTGAAGTGTCAAGTGTGCGGCCACAACTCGGACTCTCCGGCGCAGCTTCAGCAGCACGTACGAACCCACCTGGAGGTCAGGGTCCCGACCGAGAGGAGCCCCACCCCTCGCCAAATCACCCCATCGTCAGTCGACGCCCCTCAGCTGTCTCCTCACGAGAGGGAGCCCCTCGCCTGTGTCCCTAAACCGGACTCGTCCAGCCCGGGCGCTAACGGCAGCTCAGCCACCCCCCGGGATTACAACTCTCCTGATGCAGCAACCACTGAGCTAAAGATAAAGGAGGAGCCGCATTCAGACTCAGAGATTCAAGAAATGGAGATCACggaggctggagaggaggaggaggaggaggaagaggtggaggctgGTGGAGAGAAGGGGAAGCAAGAAGAAATAAGGAAAACAAGGGACAGTAAGGGACACATCGCCAGCTCCTCCAGTCGGACATCAGGTTCTCCGAAGAGTCCAGCCACCGCCACCGTGAAGGCAGAACCAACCAGCCCCACTCCTGGGTCCAGCCCCGCCCCTGTGGGAGGTGCAGAGTCCGTTCTTCCCGGGGGAGCAATGTTCTTGCCACAGTACATGTTTAATCCCGAGGCGGCCATTTTGCCTCAGGCCTCGGAAATACTCGCAAAAATGTCGGAGATGGTCCACAGTCGTCTGAAACAGGGACAGACGGCGCCTCAGAACAACCCGGCTGCGTTTTTCCCGGCTGGTTCGACCGCATCCACCGCTGCTGCCACTCCACCTCACAAAGGAGCCACCTGCTTCGAGTGCGACATCACcttcaacaacatcaacaacttctatGCACATAAGAGGCTCTACTGCTCCAGCAGGCACCAGGCGGAAGGAGACACCTCTGCTTCAGGCCCTGGATTAACGAGGGATGCCACCTCCGCCTCGGTGCCTTCCAGTGGAGCACATGGCTCCTCCGCCTCTCCTCAGGGCGGAGCAGCAAGTAGAGCTGCCTCGGCTTCTCCTGCCGACTCTGACTCTCCCGCTGGAGCGACAGAACCCCGGAGAGTGGTGGAGGTGAAGATAGAGACtcctgcagggagagagggaatatCGTCTTCATCTGAAGGGGAAGGCGGAGCTACAAGTGTGGGAGGAGGTGGCGTTGGAGGAAGAGCAAGCGAAGGCAGCCAGAGTCCAGCGAGCGGTTCTGCCGAGGACCAGGAAGATGATCCCAACAGAACCTTCTGCGTGGCCTGCAACATCCGCTTCAGCCGTCATGAGAACTACACTGTTCACAAGCGTTTCTACTGCGCGTCGCGCCACGACCCGACCAACCACCGGTCCGTACACATGGCCAAGGCGACCACCGGAGCAGCCTTCCATCCCCAGCCCATTCGCACTCGTAAGCGTAAGAAGATGTACGAGATCCACATGGCCAGAACCGAGGCTTTAGCtaacgctgctgctgccgccgcggctgctgctgcttctgcggCTGCCTctgccccctccccctctgttCTGGGCTTGGCAATGAAGCAGGAGGTTTCTCCCGGCGCGGCCGGCGGCTCCAGCCCAGAAGGCGACGGCCCAATCGACCTCAGCAAGAGGCCCCGTCTGAGCGATGTTCCCcggcacagcagcagcctcctccctgCCCTGCCTCTCACAGACTATCACAAGTGCACCGCCTGCAGCATCAGCTTCAACAGCATCGAGAACTACCTGGCCCATAAAACCTACTACTGCCCCGCCACCACACTCCAGCCCCACACCTTGGAGCAGCTTCACAGGCTCAAGAGATCCGCCTCCACCTCTCCCAAAAGCAGGCCTCACCAGGAGCGGCCGGATCTCCTGCACCCGATGGAGGCGAAGGCTCTCCCCGCCGAGTGGGTGGCTCAGACTCGAGGCTCCTCGTCCAGCCCTCGTCCGTCTGCCTTACCGGCCTCTGAagccacatctcctcctcatcccaccACCACGCTTGCAGCCATCccgggagctggagccaaaGGTGCAGGTGCTGGTTCTCCTCAGGTGGTCTGCCCATACTGCCCCAACAGACCCATCACCGGTGACCTGATGGAACACTTCAGGACGACCCACAGCCTTGTCGCGACCATTCAGCCACCGCAGGAGGCCCTGCCGCAGCCGGGCAGCGCAGTCAGCCGCAGCCCCAGCCTTAGTCCCAGAGACGGAGCTGCTGCAACCATTTCAACAACCCCCAACAGCCAGTCCAGACTGGTGTCCCGGGTTCACAGAGACAGCATCAACGGGCAGGCCAGGAGCGCAACCAACTCTCCTGTTTCCCCGCGGGTGAACAGCACTCCTTCACCGGGGGGTACTTCACCTTCGGCTGTCTCCCCTCTGCCCATGTCCCCCCCAGcgcctccctctctgtctgtgtcaccTGTGCCTGAGGTCCTAAGGGAGACGGTGGGATCGTCCCACCTTCCAGACAAAGCCAACCTGACCGTGATCTCCAGTCACATCTCCTCTCCCCAGTCGGCCCAGATCCCCGGCCTCAAAACCACAGTGATCTCCCCCGTCCAGAACGGTAACTCCCGCTTCTGCCGACTGTGCAACATCAAGTTCAGCAGCCTCTCCACGTTCATAGCTCATAAGAAATACTACTGCTCTTCCCACAGTGCCGAACACGTCAAGTGA